A DNA window from Stigmatella aurantiaca contains the following coding sequences:
- a CDS encoding helix-turn-helix domain-containing protein: MVPVVAGSGRLLTVREVAERLGVCRATVYRMCERGELPHVRLSNTVRVMPEALERVLSLK, from the coding sequence GTGGTACCGGTGGTCGCGGGTTCCGGCCGGCTGCTGACCGTCCGGGAGGTCGCAGAACGACTGGGTGTGTGCCGGGCCACGGTGTACCGGATGTGCGAGCGGGGCGAGTTGCCCCATGTACGGCTCTCCAACACGGTGCGTGTAATGCCTGAGGCCCTGGAGCGAGTGTTGAGCCTCAAGTAG
- a CDS encoding cyclic peptide export ABC transporter — translation MKSLVLLFRTSPTSIILVTLCGLLSGASSAGLIALINQALASQFSVGPRVALGFAGLAVLTLLLRFGTQALINRLNGDALFEMRMKLCRQIVATPLRRLEEHGIPSVMAVLTEDLFVIGAALGVLPRFLSNIAIALSCFVYLAWLSWPMLLGLLGIIALSAVGFRLLSRGASLDLQRQREHQGTLYRQLRGLTEGIKELKLHHDRRAAFLTEEVESTAWRVRTLQIRIGDVFAVTGSLGMLLSFAFLGTLIFVLPGLGWVETPALVGYCIAALYLQQPLQAVMEALPILSRGDISLMKIQELGLTLSSSITAAKENPEARPLIRDSFQTVELAGVTHTYYREQSDGHFIVGPIHLRLHPGELVFLVGGNGSGKTTLAKLLTGLYQPEEGQILMDGQPVTAATQESYRQLFSAVFADFYLFERLLGLVGEQTTSQVQSYLSLLQLSRKVRMESGVLSTTELSQGQRKRLALLTAYLEDRPIYLFDEWAADQDPAFKDVFYTKLLPELKRKGKAVIVISHDDKYFHVADRILRLDAGQLVPSAELPLAVKERAS, via the coding sequence ATGAAATCGCTCGTCCTCCTGTTCAGGACGTCTCCCACGTCCATCATCTTGGTTACGCTCTGCGGGCTCCTTTCGGGCGCTAGCAGCGCGGGGCTCATCGCGCTCATCAATCAGGCGCTCGCGTCACAGTTCTCGGTGGGGCCCCGTGTGGCCCTCGGCTTCGCGGGGCTCGCGGTGCTGACGCTGCTGCTGCGGTTCGGGACCCAGGCGCTGATCAACAGGCTCAATGGGGATGCGCTCTTCGAGATGCGCATGAAACTGTGCCGGCAGATCGTCGCCACCCCCCTGCGACGCCTGGAGGAGCACGGAATCCCCAGCGTGATGGCGGTGCTCACCGAGGACCTTTTCGTCATTGGCGCCGCGCTTGGGGTGCTGCCGCGCTTTCTCTCCAACATCGCCATCGCCCTGAGCTGCTTCGTCTATCTCGCGTGGCTGTCGTGGCCGATGCTCCTCGGCCTTTTGGGCATCATTGCCCTGAGCGCCGTGGGCTTCCGGCTTCTTTCCCGTGGCGCGTCCCTCGACCTCCAGCGCCAGCGGGAACACCAGGGGACCCTCTACCGGCAGCTTCGCGGCCTCACCGAGGGCATCAAGGAACTCAAGCTCCACCATGACCGGCGCGCGGCCTTCCTCACCGAGGAGGTCGAGTCCACCGCGTGGCGCGTGCGCACCCTCCAGATCCGCATCGGTGACGTCTTCGCGGTGACCGGCAGCCTGGGCATGCTCCTGTCGTTCGCGTTCCTGGGCACGCTCATCTTCGTGCTGCCCGGGCTCGGCTGGGTGGAGACCCCAGCGCTCGTGGGGTACTGCATCGCCGCGCTCTACCTCCAGCAGCCCCTCCAGGCCGTCATGGAGGCGCTGCCCATCCTGAGCCGCGGTGACATTTCGTTGATGAAGATCCAGGAACTGGGCCTCACCCTAAGCTCCTCCATCACCGCCGCGAAGGAGAACCCAGAAGCCCGCCCCCTCATTCGTGACTCGTTCCAGACCGTCGAACTCGCCGGCGTCACCCACACCTATTACCGGGAACAGTCCGACGGGCACTTCATCGTGGGGCCCATCCACCTGCGGCTGCACCCCGGCGAGCTGGTTTTCCTCGTGGGCGGCAACGGCAGTGGGAAGACCACGCTGGCCAAGCTGCTCACGGGGCTCTACCAGCCAGAGGAAGGGCAGATCCTCATGGACGGACAGCCCGTCACCGCGGCGACACAGGAGTCCTACCGGCAGCTCTTCTCCGCTGTCTTCGCGGACTTCTACCTCTTCGAGCGCTTGCTGGGACTCGTTGGGGAGCAGACCACCTCTCAGGTGCAGAGCTACCTGTCGCTGCTCCAGCTCTCACGGAAGGTCCGCATGGAGTCCGGTGTGCTCTCCACCACCGAGCTGTCCCAGGGCCAACGCAAGCGCCTGGCGCTCCTCACAGCCTACCTGGAGGACCGCCCCATCTACCTCTTCGACGAGTGGGCGGCGGATCAGGACCCGGCGTTCAAGGACGTTTTCTATACGAAGCTCCTTCCCGAGCTGAAGCGCAAGGGCAAGGCGGTCATCGTCATCTCCCACGACGACAAGTACTTCCATGTTGCCGACCGCATCCTCCGCCTTGATGCCGGGCAGCTCGTGCCTTCCGCCGAGCTACCCTTGGCCGTGAAGGAGCGTGCCTCCTGA
- a CDS encoding AAA family ATPase encodes MIHLTARVAWHDGRWNGTVCNRPGENAFCTALERVRKDKNDTAEMVIAGRAWANLAPEHLPPCIAEGGGFMSQREWSRRFTHPYKKNRHTVETHGHLLPTTLQVPTYSTFAVPFRWMLRRNQEWLESRSPEQAPEDVDPPFPSPWVFGRERQEWLVRRFFEPLTARRSLLFLYCKEGHPLGDVHPRLIVAIGHVAGVDRARHYDSSIPEKTYAMWDRVIRHSIREDGDEGFLFPYHDYLAPTGDPDEDRRRLELLHEIAVAPDASDAGDFSYAAEHTRPDIVISILGKAVASVQRIRAHGIASGPWERRESWLNAQIAAAWKDRGAFPGFGAALEALGFRLGSALALELVTSGMLKPGEDPWPLADALFRGKRKPPRPEYASDIKELREIWTEVSGNTERFALLKLLSRFDLEPEQAQRWFEPESRRKLLERTIPDKQLFENPYLLCELDVGGSDQPQISIGTIDRGLLPEDSLARQHPLPTPSGVETPSDKRRVRAGLVAVLRQASEQGDSLVSTAEMLERLPRLDMAVPIQVTSDWLRAHGTLLSGTVELVNAMVRKASGEAEALHVPALQLTQVRKWEDGARKILAARAERSLPSLGEDWRALIVEAIGEAGGRVDPRNERHQLALTEQAAALEKVTTRKLSVLAGRAGTGKTSVLGALLRSKKLNQDGILLLAPTGKARVRLSNAANRGDDEGAATVAQFLYRLKRYDALRQKPRTSGTEKHRREKTVVIDECSMLTLDDLYALLDALDLSHVQRLILVGDPNQLPPIGVGRPFADFVGFIDECATSDKEDVRKIAGALGRLTIEVRAQAGAPSDTLRLASWFTHEAQPVDSDRVLSDLELGRPFNDLEICFWKTTDELHQRLLEQFQKHLGIKDANDVAGFNRALGFNENNWIPYEDPSGSERFQLLSPVRMQPHGVHELNRWVQKTFRKAEVEQARSRRGLKLGDEEIVLRDKVLQVRNQTRDGYDYSEKSQVELYIANGEIGIAANTRNGWMNVAFAGRPNVTVGYGSRDFSEGSGPLQLAYALTVHKSQGSEFNVVFAILPKHCRLLSRELLYTMLTRSKKRMVLLLEAGDTSALYDLSRPERSETARRNSNLFLGAVRERFEETPYAEHLIHRTLKGHMVRSKSELVIANLLHSKDIAYEYERVLEGATEPGRLRPDFTFVDAAGDLIIWEHLGMLDIAAYSQSWNWKRQWYAKNGFIEDQTLFITRDEQGGRLDAQQLEDVAERIRKLL; translated from the coding sequence ATGATCCACCTGACTGCACGCGTGGCATGGCACGACGGACGCTGGAACGGCACCGTCTGCAATCGGCCAGGTGAGAACGCCTTCTGCACGGCCCTTGAGCGGGTTCGCAAGGACAAGAACGACACCGCGGAGATGGTCATCGCCGGGCGCGCCTGGGCAAACCTGGCGCCCGAGCACCTTCCGCCGTGCATCGCCGAAGGCGGTGGATTCATGTCCCAGCGCGAGTGGTCGCGGCGGTTCACGCACCCCTACAAGAAGAACCGCCACACCGTGGAGACGCACGGGCACCTGCTCCCGACGACGCTCCAGGTTCCCACCTACTCAACGTTCGCGGTGCCGTTCCGCTGGATGCTGCGGCGCAACCAGGAGTGGCTCGAGAGCCGCTCGCCGGAGCAGGCCCCCGAGGATGTCGATCCCCCCTTCCCCAGCCCCTGGGTCTTCGGCCGTGAGCGACAGGAATGGCTCGTCCGGCGGTTCTTCGAGCCGCTCACAGCCCGGCGCTCGCTGCTGTTCCTGTACTGCAAGGAGGGGCACCCGCTCGGCGACGTCCATCCCCGGCTCATCGTCGCCATCGGGCACGTCGCGGGAGTCGATCGCGCGCGGCACTACGACAGCAGCATTCCCGAGAAGACGTACGCGATGTGGGACCGGGTGATTCGCCACTCGATTCGCGAGGATGGCGACGAGGGGTTCCTCTTCCCCTACCACGACTACCTCGCGCCAACCGGTGACCCCGACGAGGACCGCCGTCGGCTCGAACTCCTCCATGAAATCGCCGTCGCCCCGGATGCCTCCGACGCCGGGGACTTCTCCTATGCCGCCGAGCACACCCGGCCGGACATCGTCATCTCCATCCTGGGCAAGGCTGTCGCGTCCGTTCAGCGCATCCGCGCGCATGGCATCGCGAGCGGCCCCTGGGAGCGGCGGGAGAGCTGGCTCAATGCTCAGATTGCCGCCGCGTGGAAGGACCGCGGCGCGTTCCCCGGGTTCGGGGCCGCCCTGGAGGCGCTTGGCTTCCGGCTGGGGAGCGCGCTCGCCCTGGAACTCGTGACGAGCGGGATGCTGAAGCCCGGCGAGGACCCGTGGCCGCTGGCGGATGCGCTCTTCCGCGGCAAGCGCAAGCCCCCGCGCCCGGAGTACGCGTCCGACATCAAGGAGCTCCGCGAAATCTGGACGGAGGTATCTGGCAACACGGAGCGCTTCGCTCTGCTCAAGCTCCTGTCCCGGTTCGACCTCGAGCCCGAGCAGGCACAGCGGTGGTTCGAGCCGGAGAGCCGCCGGAAGCTGCTCGAGCGCACCATCCCGGACAAGCAACTGTTCGAGAACCCCTACCTTCTCTGTGAGCTGGATGTCGGGGGCTCGGACCAGCCCCAGATATCGATTGGAACGATTGACCGGGGGCTGCTCCCGGAAGACAGCCTCGCTCGCCAGCATCCCCTGCCCACGCCGTCGGGCGTGGAGACGCCGTCCGACAAGCGGCGCGTTCGCGCAGGCTTGGTCGCGGTGCTGCGCCAAGCCTCCGAGCAGGGCGACTCGCTGGTCAGTACCGCCGAGATGCTGGAGCGCCTTCCGCGCCTGGACATGGCGGTTCCCATCCAGGTGACGTCCGACTGGCTCCGGGCGCACGGCACGCTGTTGTCGGGGACGGTCGAACTCGTCAACGCGATGGTCCGGAAGGCCTCCGGTGAGGCCGAAGCGCTCCACGTCCCTGCGCTCCAACTGACTCAGGTCCGCAAGTGGGAGGACGGCGCTCGCAAGATCCTGGCTGCCCGGGCAGAGCGCTCGCTTCCCTCCTTGGGCGAGGACTGGCGCGCGCTCATCGTCGAGGCTATTGGCGAGGCCGGGGGCCGTGTCGATCCACGCAACGAGCGGCACCAGCTCGCGCTCACCGAGCAGGCTGCGGCTCTGGAGAAGGTGACCACCCGGAAGCTGTCGGTGCTAGCGGGCCGCGCGGGCACGGGCAAGACCTCCGTGCTCGGGGCGCTCCTGAGGTCGAAGAAGCTCAACCAGGACGGCATCCTCCTCCTTGCCCCCACGGGCAAGGCGCGCGTCCGGCTCTCGAACGCGGCCAACAGAGGGGACGACGAAGGCGCCGCGACGGTGGCCCAGTTCCTCTATCGCCTGAAGCGGTACGACGCCCTCCGGCAGAAGCCGCGGACGTCGGGAACCGAAAAGCATCGGCGGGAGAAGACGGTGGTCATCGACGAATGCTCGATGCTGACGCTCGATGACCTGTACGCACTGCTCGATGCGCTGGACCTGAGCCACGTCCAGCGCCTCATCCTCGTGGGCGACCCGAATCAGCTACCGCCCATCGGCGTGGGCCGCCCGTTCGCCGACTTCGTCGGGTTCATCGACGAGTGCGCCACGAGCGACAAGGAAGACGTCCGGAAGATCGCCGGAGCGCTGGGCCGGCTCACCATCGAGGTGCGCGCCCAGGCGGGGGCTCCCTCCGATACCCTGCGGCTCGCGTCCTGGTTCACGCACGAGGCGCAGCCAGTCGACTCCGACCGCGTGCTCAGTGACCTTGAGCTGGGCAGGCCCTTCAACGACCTCGAAATCTGCTTCTGGAAGACGACGGACGAGCTCCACCAGCGACTGTTGGAGCAGTTCCAGAAGCACCTCGGCATCAAGGACGCCAATGACGTCGCCGGCTTCAACCGGGCGCTCGGCTTCAACGAGAACAACTGGATTCCGTACGAGGACCCGAGCGGGTCGGAGCGCTTCCAGCTCCTCTCCCCCGTCCGGATGCAGCCCCACGGCGTCCATGAGCTCAACCGGTGGGTGCAGAAGACGTTCCGGAAGGCGGAGGTCGAGCAGGCACGGAGCCGCCGAGGCTTGAAGCTCGGCGACGAGGAAATCGTACTCCGTGACAAGGTGCTCCAGGTCCGTAACCAAACCCGCGATGGGTATGACTACTCCGAGAAGTCCCAGGTCGAGCTGTACATCGCGAACGGTGAAATCGGCATCGCGGCGAACACGCGCAACGGCTGGATGAATGTCGCGTTCGCGGGACGCCCCAACGTGACGGTCGGGTACGGCAGCAGGGACTTCAGCGAGGGTTCGGGGCCGCTGCAGCTAGCCTACGCGCTGACGGTCCACAAGTCCCAGGGGAGTGAGTTCAACGTCGTCTTTGCCATCCTCCCCAAGCACTGCCGACTGCTCTCCCGGGAACTGCTCTACACGATGCTCACGCGCTCGAAGAAGCGGATGGTCCTGCTTCTCGAGGCGGGAGATACGTCGGCGCTCTACGACCTCTCCCGTCCCGAGCGCTCCGAGACGGCACGCCGGAACTCAAACCTGTTCCTGGGCGCCGTGCGCGAGCGGTTCGAGGAGACGCCCTACGCAGAGCACCTCATCCACCGAACGCTGAAGGGCCACATGGTCCGAAGCAAGTCCGAGCTCGTCATCGCGAACCTGCTGCACTCGAAGGACATCGCGTACGAGTACGAGCGGGTCCTGGAGGGGGCGACGGAGCCCGGCCGACTGCGGCCGGACTTCACCTTCGTGGATGCTGCTGGGGACCTCATCATCTGGGAGCACCTCGGCATGCTCGACATCGCCGCGTACAGCCAGTCGTGGAACTGGAAGCGGCAGTGGTACGCGAAGAACGGATTCATCGAGGACCAGACGCTCTTCATCACGCGCGACGAGCAGGGCGGGCGTCTCGATGCCCAGCAGCTCGAGGACGTGGCCGAGCGCATCCGCAAGCTTCTCTGA
- a CDS encoding DEAD/DEAH box helicase, whose translation MLTSKQLLQPLSKARIAQIAVRFDIDPGNLSKKELITRISLSLANRSDDEGIAFGRTGAAKLICAALTRAEALDLLRSTDFYGEEWIYSSSGAVHSLSADLARELLMEIAGAEEQSDLDVLCRSKKWRKYFEESEYEDPDENGAGQTSGGDDPQGGELEFEEDIGSEPEWLHALSFEAGPDRELPDGMTRTSGSLFEHQRRSVDALVEWWQSANDKGVLCLPTGAGKTRTAVHFALESVLAEGGRVLWLAHRHELVNQAVAAFLQNGHVAPTNFRIGRFEAGQRKFEEPAEVVVASIPTLTREGNVDKLIAIHESFALIIVDECHHAVARSWKQLLQDLGRVIDGEKLLGLSATPTRTAEGEVGQLWKLFGDIIHEEPLLPLMERGILAHPRVVTVPTNETFEASSEEQRLFAKFKDLPPSLVKRIAEDETRNALIVSKVVKDAAKWGQTLIFAATINHARELVERIRNAGLEAESLDCSAPREERLAVVERFKARSLPVLVNVGLFTEGTDLPGVQTVFLARPTMSRILFQQMVGRGLRGPALGGTADCNVVAFYDNVRGLVQDQLTSSFSSERSALAAITGEGTDELVESVDEKRGESGTVDERPTEQRMQELIAALRALASRGSDVDSSALRLVGWWQSGDASAPRALPVFEDNLENCGAFVARVLHESHANTLSEELEVDGISVPEAVVRAFVAAVREAPRTTQYFSVIGADKGDLRRLAGAVEPDGAAGKVESPLLARARWLNSPERASKVLLPLNGQSVDVSRRDYEAVGAIWRQMGMMLLGSSPDEQAIARFVAGVLAAKDRFPEMTDVPHSLAESLMRAAAANGGNIPQPVADDELAALPPLAEVRKELATLRGEHRAQALREYHQAFFKTQQPDYADFVTSLICG comes from the coding sequence ATGCTCACCAGCAAGCAACTGCTTCAGCCTCTTTCCAAGGCGCGCATCGCCCAGATCGCCGTACGGTTCGATATCGACCCGGGTAACCTGTCGAAGAAGGAGCTCATCACCCGAATCTCGCTCTCGCTGGCGAACCGGTCGGATGACGAGGGGATTGCGTTTGGCCGCACGGGTGCCGCGAAGCTCATCTGCGCCGCACTGACGCGCGCCGAGGCCCTCGATCTCCTGAGGTCGACGGATTTCTACGGTGAGGAATGGATCTATTCGTCCTCGGGAGCCGTCCACTCGTTGAGCGCGGACCTGGCCCGCGAACTGCTGATGGAGATTGCCGGTGCCGAGGAGCAGTCCGACCTGGACGTGCTCTGTCGTTCCAAGAAGTGGCGCAAGTACTTCGAGGAGTCCGAGTACGAAGACCCCGACGAGAATGGCGCAGGTCAAACATCCGGTGGCGATGACCCTCAGGGAGGCGAGCTGGAGTTCGAAGAGGACATCGGGAGCGAGCCAGAGTGGCTGCACGCGCTCTCCTTCGAAGCGGGTCCCGACCGGGAGCTGCCGGACGGGATGACGCGGACGAGCGGCTCATTGTTCGAGCACCAGCGGCGGAGTGTCGACGCATTGGTCGAATGGTGGCAAAGCGCCAACGACAAGGGGGTGCTCTGCCTTCCGACGGGGGCGGGCAAGACACGCACGGCCGTCCACTTCGCCCTGGAGTCCGTGCTCGCGGAGGGCGGCAGGGTTCTCTGGCTTGCCCACCGGCACGAGCTGGTGAACCAGGCGGTAGCCGCGTTCCTCCAGAATGGACACGTGGCCCCGACGAACTTCCGGATCGGCCGGTTCGAGGCGGGGCAGAGGAAGTTCGAAGAACCCGCGGAGGTGGTCGTCGCCTCCATCCCCACGCTGACCCGAGAGGGAAACGTCGACAAGCTGATCGCCATCCATGAGTCGTTCGCGCTCATCATCGTCGACGAGTGCCACCACGCCGTGGCCCGGTCCTGGAAGCAGCTCCTCCAGGATCTCGGGCGTGTAATCGACGGGGAGAAGCTGCTGGGCCTGTCCGCGACGCCGACACGCACCGCGGAGGGCGAAGTCGGGCAGCTGTGGAAGCTGTTCGGCGACATCATCCACGAAGAGCCCCTGCTTCCGCTGATGGAGCGCGGCATCCTCGCCCACCCCCGGGTAGTGACGGTTCCCACGAACGAGACGTTCGAGGCCAGCAGCGAGGAGCAGCGGCTGTTCGCGAAGTTCAAGGACCTTCCGCCTTCGCTCGTGAAGAGGATCGCGGAAGACGAGACGCGCAACGCCCTGATTGTCTCGAAAGTCGTGAAGGATGCGGCGAAATGGGGACAGACCCTCATCTTCGCGGCGACGATCAATCACGCGCGGGAGCTCGTGGAGCGCATCCGCAACGCCGGGCTCGAAGCAGAGAGTCTGGATTGCAGCGCACCCCGTGAGGAGCGCCTCGCCGTCGTCGAGCGCTTCAAGGCTAGAAGCCTCCCGGTGCTCGTGAATGTGGGGCTGTTCACCGAGGGCACCGACCTGCCTGGTGTCCAGACGGTGTTCCTCGCCCGGCCCACCATGAGCCGCATCCTGTTCCAGCAGATGGTGGGACGCGGCCTGCGCGGCCCTGCGCTCGGGGGAACAGCCGACTGCAATGTGGTTGCCTTCTACGACAACGTGCGGGGACTCGTTCAGGACCAGCTCACCTCGTCCTTCAGCTCCGAACGAAGCGCTCTCGCGGCGATCACCGGAGAGGGAACCGATGAGCTGGTGGAGTCAGTGGATGAGAAGAGAGGCGAAAGTGGCACCGTCGATGAGCGCCCCACGGAGCAGCGGATGCAGGAGCTCATCGCAGCCCTGCGGGCACTCGCGTCGCGCGGGAGCGATGTGGACTCGAGCGCCCTGAGGCTCGTCGGCTGGTGGCAGTCAGGCGACGCCAGCGCGCCGCGGGCGCTTCCGGTCTTCGAGGATAATCTCGAGAACTGTGGGGCGTTCGTGGCGCGGGTGCTCCACGAGTCCCACGCCAACACGCTCTCGGAAGAGCTCGAGGTCGACGGCATCTCGGTTCCCGAAGCGGTGGTGCGTGCCTTCGTGGCTGCGGTCCGGGAAGCGCCGAGGACCACGCAGTACTTCAGCGTCATCGGAGCCGACAAGGGAGACTTGCGGCGGCTGGCCGGCGCGGTGGAGCCGGACGGAGCCGCTGGAAAGGTGGAGTCGCCGCTGCTCGCCCGAGCGCGCTGGCTCAACAGCCCGGAACGAGCGAGCAAGGTCCTGCTTCCACTGAATGGGCAGTCCGTCGATGTGAGTCGGCGGGACTACGAGGCGGTCGGAGCCATCTGGCGGCAGATGGGCATGATGTTGCTGGGCTCGAGCCCCGACGAACAAGCCATTGCCCGCTTCGTCGCGGGAGTCCTGGCCGCGAAGGATCGCTTCCCCGAGATGACGGACGTCCCCCACAGCCTTGCCGAGTCCCTGATGCGGGCGGCGGCGGCCAACGGCGGCAACATACCCCAGCCTGTCGCGGATGATGAGCTGGCGGCGCTGCCTCCTCTTGCGGAGGTCCGTAAGGAACTCGCGACCCTTCGCGGTGAACACCGCGCGCAGGCTCTTCGGGAGTACCACCAGGCGTTTTTCAAGACGCAGCAGCCGGACTACGCAGACTTCGTGACCTCGCTGATATGCGGGTGA